In Methanomassiliicoccus sp., a single window of DNA contains:
- a CDS encoding MFS transporter translates to MAVDENSKWVRRFVTMWTGQACSFFGAELVQFTLVWWLTMQTHSATVLAFGMIMALLPQIIITPLAGTKLDRWNRRRVMIFANIGIAALTTMLVIIFTLDLAEVWVIYVMIFIRSSFAGFLWPAFQASTTMMVPEKFLTKVNGLNESVRGVATIFAPPLGAVLIAMLPVGDVLIADIATTVLAIGTLMVVSIPQPERRPGPKTSMKEDLKEAAGFLRSWPGVISLLAVFMVVNFLISPTFSLLPIMAVNHFGGGAMEYASMESMAGIGMIIGGVLMGVWGGFKKRIVTVLVGISVVGAGILLVGLTPASGLMMALGLLLVVGMMFPIINASVLAIMQTGVPPEMQGRIFSIIISGVTIMTPLSLVIAGPLSDTMGVELWYLLAGSSLLVVGVGSFFVPALMRIEEMAQMAKPSEPTAPSEV, encoded by the coding sequence ATGGCAGTGGACGAGAATAGCAAGTGGGTTAGGCGATTTGTGACCATGTGGACAGGGCAGGCCTGCTCCTTCTTCGGCGCGGAGCTGGTCCAGTTCACCCTGGTATGGTGGCTAACCATGCAGACCCATTCCGCCACCGTCCTGGCCTTCGGAATGATAATGGCCCTACTGCCACAAATAATCATTACTCCACTTGCCGGGACGAAGTTGGACAGATGGAACCGTCGTCGGGTCATGATATTCGCCAATATTGGCATCGCGGCTCTGACCACCATGCTAGTGATCATCTTCACCCTAGATCTGGCCGAGGTTTGGGTCATCTATGTCATGATATTCATTCGATCATCGTTCGCCGGGTTCCTGTGGCCAGCCTTCCAAGCCTCCACCACCATGATGGTGCCTGAGAAGTTCCTTACTAAGGTAAATGGACTGAACGAGTCGGTCCGTGGTGTCGCCACTATATTCGCGCCCCCTCTGGGCGCGGTGCTGATCGCGATGCTTCCTGTCGGGGACGTCCTCATCGCCGACATTGCGACCACCGTCCTGGCAATAGGGACCCTTATGGTCGTGTCCATCCCTCAACCAGAAAGAAGGCCGGGGCCGAAGACCTCCATGAAGGAGGACCTCAAGGAAGCTGCCGGATTCTTGCGGTCGTGGCCCGGGGTGATAAGCTTGTTGGCGGTGTTCATGGTCGTCAACTTCCTGATATCGCCTACCTTCTCCCTACTGCCCATCATGGCAGTAAATCACTTTGGCGGAGGTGCGATGGAGTACGCGTCCATGGAGTCGATGGCCGGTATCGGGATGATCATTGGGGGCGTGCTCATGGGAGTGTGGGGAGGCTTCAAGAAGCGCATTGTGACGGTACTCGTCGGCATCTCGGTGGTCGGAGCCGGCATCCTCCTGGTGGGCCTGACCCCGGCTTCCGGCCTGATGATGGCCCTTGGCCTCCTGCTCGTGGTCGGCATGATGTTTCCCATCATCAACGCTTCAGTTTTAGCCATCATGCAGACGGGCGTACCTCCGGAGATGCAAGGCCGAATATTTTCCATAATCATCAGCGGGGTCACCATCATGACCCCCCTGAGCCTGGTGATCGCTGGACCTCTTTCAGATACAATGGGCGTGGAGCTTTGGTATCTGCTCGCCGGATCATCTCTCCTGGTGGTTGGCGTAGGATCGTTCTTCGTTCCGGCTTTGATGCGAATTGAGGAAATGGCTCAGATGGCAAAGCCATCTGAACCGACCGCGCCGTCTGAGGTCTGA
- the thiM gene encoding hydroxyethylthiazole kinase, with amino-acid sequence MKSINKKDVQDQMIQAVEIVRKQNPMVGSITNAVTINFVANAQLAVGGSAAMVYLPDEGEFLARASGATYVNAGTLLPVYEQTLPRTVKALHELGKPWVLDPVAVGIGSLRTDLLRQFREFKPTVIRGNASEILALAGLWGLDGGTDGSHVRGVDSTDSVIAAKAAAVALAKWTGGAVAVSGETDLVTDGSVIALSHGGSHFMNKITGSGCSLGGVVAVYAAVASPFIAALTATAMYNVAGARAEGRADGPGSFQVAFLDELYKATAADVAQSSFEIEEV; translated from the coding sequence ATGAAATCAATCAATAAAAAAGACGTTCAAGATCAGATGATCCAGGCAGTGGAAATCGTAAGAAAACAAAATCCGATGGTGGGGTCGATTACGAACGCCGTCACCATCAACTTCGTGGCCAATGCGCAACTTGCCGTCGGAGGGTCCGCCGCCATGGTCTACCTGCCCGATGAGGGTGAGTTCCTCGCGAGAGCAAGCGGTGCCACCTATGTGAACGCGGGTACTCTGTTGCCGGTCTACGAACAGACCCTGCCCCGTACGGTCAAGGCCCTACATGAATTAGGGAAACCATGGGTCCTGGATCCGGTCGCGGTCGGCATCGGTTCACTTAGAACGGACCTGTTGCGGCAATTCAGGGAGTTCAAGCCTACCGTCATCAGGGGGAACGCTTCGGAAATTCTCGCGCTGGCCGGCCTATGGGGGCTGGACGGCGGGACCGACGGATCTCATGTTCGTGGCGTCGATTCTACCGATTCGGTGATCGCCGCAAAGGCCGCGGCCGTGGCTCTGGCGAAGTGGACGGGCGGGGCCGTTGCCGTTTCCGGCGAGACGGATCTGGTAACAGATGGCTCCGTCATAGCCCTTTCTCATGGAGGATCTCACTTCATGAACAAGATCACCGGGTCGGGTTGTTCGTTGGGCGGTGTAGTCGCCGTTTATGCGGCTGTAGCTTCGCCGTTCATCGCAGCGCTCACCGCTACAGCGATGTACAATGTGGCGGGGGCCAGGGCCGAAGGTCGAGCGGATGGCCCCGGAAGTTTTCAGGTGGCATTCCTCGACGAACTGTACAAGGCTACCGCGGCAGATGTTGCTCAAAGCTCATTTGAGATCGAGGAAGTGTGA
- a CDS encoding thiamine-binding protein, with the protein MNTLVAIAITPCGIGDELAPEVAEVVRIIRSSGLPNRTTSMFTEIEGEWDDVMKVVKDATFILANKGIRTEVVLKADVRPGFADMIHAKVEKVNDILNGQNEHERKI; encoded by the coding sequence ATGAACACGCTTGTTGCTATCGCCATCACCCCTTGTGGCATAGGTGATGAGCTCGCGCCTGAAGTGGCTGAGGTCGTGCGAATAATAAGATCCTCAGGGTTGCCGAATCGCACGACCTCCATGTTCACGGAGATCGAAGGCGAGTGGGATGATGTGATGAAGGTCGTGAAAGACGCAACGTTCATCCTCGCCAACAAAGGGATCCGCACGGAGGTTGTACTGAAAGCCGATGTGCGCCCCGGATTCGCGGACATGATCCATGCCAAAGTGGAGAAAGTGAACGACATCCTGAACGGACAAAACGAACATGAGAGAAAAATTTGA
- a CDS encoding thiamine phosphate synthase, whose translation MREKFDISAYFVVGPENTKGRPVRQIIKDVIEAGFTCVQIRSKTASARELIKLTHEASDVIAELGRSDEVTLLVDDRLDVILAARKQGAKVDGIHVGQSDIPVEICREYLGDDSVIGLSARTSELFDYIRTVDVSQIDYFGAGPLHETSTKPDCGMGPNGKVITRSFAEVAELARLSPVPVVVGGGVKLSDIPPLARTGADGFFVVSAVAEADDPKAEAIRLVEEWKTNRVRSR comes from the coding sequence ATGAGAGAAAAATTTGACATATCCGCATACTTCGTGGTCGGACCCGAGAACACCAAAGGACGGCCCGTTCGTCAGATCATCAAAGATGTGATCGAGGCCGGATTCACCTGCGTGCAGATACGGTCGAAAACAGCCTCGGCTCGTGAATTGATCAAGCTGACCCATGAGGCTTCTGACGTGATCGCTGAGCTCGGCAGGTCAGATGAAGTAACCTTACTGGTGGACGACCGCCTCGATGTTATTCTGGCGGCAAGAAAGCAGGGGGCAAAGGTGGATGGAATACATGTCGGACAATCTGATATCCCGGTGGAGATCTGTCGGGAGTACCTGGGTGACGACTCGGTCATCGGCCTCTCGGCCAGAACCAGCGAGCTATTTGATTACATCAGAACGGTGGATGTCAGTCAGATAGATTATTTTGGTGCTGGGCCGCTGCATGAGACAAGCACGAAACCGGATTGTGGGATGGGTCCGAACGGTAAGGTGATCACCAGGAGCTTCGCCGAAGTCGCTGAACTGGCTAGGCTTAGTCCGGTCCCGGTCGTTGTCGGCGGCGGTGTCAAGCTTTCCGACATACCTCCGCTCGCAAGAACGGGGGCCGATGGTTTCTTTGTGGTGTCAGCGGTGGCTGAGGCCGATGATCCAAAGGCAGAGGCAATTAGGCTGGTTGAGGAATGGAAAACGAATAGGGTTCGGTCACGGTGA
- a CDS encoding bacteriohemerythrin: protein MSLMEWSQDYSVNVKEIDEQHKNLIRMINELHDAMVKGQGRSMVGKILSDMTEYAKKHFATEERYMKKFNYPGYNAHHLEHERFVEKVSTFKDDFDAHRLDLTIDVMNFLFDWLKNHILTVDKKFGPFFNYNGLT, encoded by the coding sequence ATGTCCTTGATGGAATGGTCCCAAGATTACAGTGTCAATGTCAAGGAGATTGATGAGCAGCACAAGAACCTCATTCGGATGATCAACGAACTCCATGATGCGATGGTTAAAGGGCAGGGTCGTTCTATGGTGGGGAAGATACTGAGCGACATGACAGAATATGCGAAGAAACACTTCGCCACCGAAGAGAGGTATATGAAAAAGTTCAATTATCCAGGATATAACGCGCATCACCTCGAGCATGAACGATTCGTAGAGAAAGTATCTACGTTCAAGGACGATTTCGATGCTCATCGCCTTGACCTTACTATCGATGTGATGAACTTCCTGTTCGATTGGCTCAAGAACCATATTCTGACCGTCGATAAGAAGTTCGGTCCGTTCTTCAATTACAACGGATTGACCTAG